The DNA sequence TGTCTCCTCCGCGCGGGAGTGGGACGAAGTGATCACCCTCGTACGCGAACGGTTCGGAACGCTGGACGTGCTCGTGAACCTCGCCGGCATCCTGGACTGGCCAGGTATCGAGGACACGCGGGAAGAGGCGTGGGACCGCGTCATCGACGTGAACCAGAAAGGCACATGGCTCGGCATGAAGGCGGCGATGCCGCTCCTGCGTGCGAACGGCAACGCGTCGGTGATCAATACGTCGTCAGTACTCGGCCTGGTAGGAAGCGGTGCCGCTGCGGCCTACCAGGCGTCCAAGGGGGCCGTGCGCCTGTTGAGCAAGACCGCCGCGGTCGAGTACGCCCGGCAGGGAGTACGGATCAACTCGGTGCATCCCGGCGTGATCGCCACGCCGATGATCCAGGAACTCCTGGACGACCAGGGCGACCAGCAGCCGGACATCCAACGCACCCCCATGCGCCGAGCCGGCCGCGCCGACGAGATCGCGCCCGCGATCCTCTTCCTGGCCTGCGACGACTCCTCGTTCGTCACCGGCGCGGAGCTGGTGGTCGACGGCGGGCTCACCGCGCACTGAACAACCCCACCGTACGACGTTCACG is a window from the Streptomyces mobaraensis genome containing:
- a CDS encoding SDR family NAD(P)-dependent oxidoreductase, producing MTGQRLAGKVALITGATGGLGTATAELFAREGARLVITDIAEGPLRDLSHRIGAHGAEAVAARLDVSSAREWDEVITLVRERFGTLDVLVNLAGILDWPGIEDTREEAWDRVIDVNQKGTWLGMKAAMPLLRANGNASVINTSSVLGLVGSGAAAAYQASKGAVRLLSKTAAVEYARQGVRINSVHPGVIATPMIQELLDDQGDQQPDIQRTPMRRAGRADEIAPAILFLACDDSSFVTGAELVVDGGLTAH